One window of the Cryptomeria japonica chromosome 7, Sugi_1.0, whole genome shotgun sequence genome contains the following:
- the LOC131857058 gene encoding DNA damage-repair/toleration protein DRT100-like isoform X1, with protein sequence MSKRCHSDESEALSAFKAAFNDSGGYLNSWVNETDCCTMWLGICCNNQTNRVVSVEVGHYYIQDIQGVISDSLCQLHFLTSLSIHGVIGICLWIGWFLAVCLTEPMLVYRY encoded by the exons ATGTCCAAAAGATGCCATTCCGATGAATCTGAAGCTCTTTCTGCTTTCAAAGCAGCCTTCAATGACTCAGGAGGCTATCTCAATTCGTGGGTAAATGAGACAGACTGTTGCACCATGTGGCTTGGCATTTGCTGCAATAATCAAACCAACCGCGTTGTCTCTGTTGAAGTAGGCCATTACTACATTCAAGACATTCAAGGTGTGATATCTGACAGCTTGTGCCAACTTCATTTTCTCACATCGCTGAGCATACATGGAGTAATAG GTATTTGTCTCTGGATAGGATGGTTTCTTGCTGTTTGCCTCACTGAACCCATGTTAGTTTACAGGTattaa
- the LOC131857058 gene encoding DNA damage-repair/toleration protein DRT100-like isoform X2 produces the protein MSKRCHSDESEALSAFKAAFNDSGGYLNSWVNETDCCTMWLGICCNNQTNRVVSVEVGHYYIQDIQGICLWIGWFLAVCLTEPMLVYRY, from the exons ATGTCCAAAAGATGCCATTCCGATGAATCTGAAGCTCTTTCTGCTTTCAAAGCAGCCTTCAATGACTCAGGAGGCTATCTCAATTCGTGGGTAAATGAGACAGACTGTTGCACCATGTGGCTTGGCATTTGCTGCAATAATCAAACCAACCGCGTTGTCTCTGTTGAAGTAGGCCATTACTACATTCAAGACATTCAAG GTATTTGTCTCTGGATAGGATGGTTTCTTGCTGTTTGCCTCACTGAACCCATGTTAGTTTACAGGTattaa